The genomic region TTTTGAGAGAAAAATCATCTAAAACGCTTTCAATATAATATTGAGGATTATATAAAATCTTAGCTGTTTCAGACATATAACGGCTAACAGGACCAGCCATAATTGTTATAAGAAAACACAAGGCAAGCAAAATAGCAATGGGTGCAAACTCAATCACCTGCACACGCGGAACCCTTCCTTCAAGAGAAACCCAAAAAGTTCGAATACCCGCTCTTGTCAGAGCAATCAAAGCAGCAAAACCAGAGAGCGTGACAAAAATTACAAAAAGCCAATCTTGGTAAACCAGTAGAGAATCAGAAAAGCTTTCTTTACTATGATTTAGAATTGCCATGAACATCATAAATTTAGCAACGAAACCAGAAAAAGGTGGTAGACCAATAATTAAAAGTGCACACAGACCAAAACATCCCCCAAGAATCGCCAAGGTTGCCGGCAAATGGATCCCTACTTCATCTTCCTCCTCCTCCTCTTCATCGTCCCCATAGACTTCCATTGTAACAGTCAAAACATTCGCCGCTATATCTTGACAGCGTTCCACCAACTCCACCAGAAGAAAAAAAGCGCCCAATGCTAAAGTTGAAGAAACAATATAAAAGAGAGCACCTGCTGTCAGTGCTGTATTACCGATCCCAATTGCTGCCAACAATGTGCCAGAAGAGACAAGAACGCTATAAGCTGCCAAACGTACCAAAACTTGACTAGCCAAAATTCCAATAAAACCAAAAGCCATGGTAGCAAGCCCACCATAAAACAAAATCACATGACCAAAATAGCTAAAATGTTCACTTTCAGGTCCAAACCATAGCAATACTAAACGTAAAATAATATAAATACCCACTTTGCTCAAAAGTGCAAAAGAAGCTCCCACAGGTGCAGCAGCAGCACTGTAGGTTGGCATTAACCAAAAATTAAGTGGCCACATTCCTGCTTTGAGTAAAAAAGCGATTCCTAAAAGCGCAGCACCTATTTCGAATAAAACAATATCCGTTGAAGATATCTGTTTTATTTTTACAGCCAGATCAGCCATATTCAAGGTACCAACCACTCCATAAATGAGTGCCGCACCAATAAGAAATAACAAGGAAGCAACAAGATTAACCGCCACATAATGTAACCCCGCACGTACGCGTAATTGACCAGAACCGTGCAAAGCAAGCCCATAAGAAGCAGTTAACATCACTTCAAAAAACACAAATAAATTGAACAAATCCC from Bartonella birtlesii IBS 325 harbors:
- a CDS encoding monovalent cation/H+ antiporter subunit D — protein: MEDHQSHLLILPILLPLITGALLLFYDERRAKLKSFISLFSSGLLVIISILLVIRVLEVAPTAEIYRLGNWPSPFGIILVLDRLSAMMLLLSSLLMVAALVFAQAHWYKAGPHFQSLMQFFMVGINGAFLTGDLFNLFVFFEVMLTASYGLALHGSGQLRVRAGLHYVAVNLVASLLFLIGAALIYGVVGTLNMADLAVKIKQISSTDIVLFEIGAALLGIAFLLKAGMWPLNFWLMPTYSAAAAPVGASFALLSKVGIYIILRLVLLWFGPESEHFSYFGHVILFYGGLATMAFGFIGILASQVLVRLAAYSVLVSSGTLLAAIGIGNTALTAGALFYIVSSTLALGAFFLLVELVERCQDIAANVLTVTMEVYGDDEEEEEEDEVGIHLPATLAILGGCFGLCALLIIGLPPFSGFVAKFMMFMAILNHSKESFSDSLLVYQDWLFVIFVTLSGFAALIALTRAGIRTFWVSLEGRVPRVQVIEFAPIAILLALCFLITIMAGPVSRYMSETAKILYNPQYYIESVLDDFSLKKREMNR